Proteins encoded in a region of the Salvelinus fontinalis isolate EN_2023a chromosome 17, ASM2944872v1, whole genome shotgun sequence genome:
- the LOC129813938 gene encoding semaphorin-4E-like isoform X1 produces MFPLVVVSFFWLLPLALTLDAHSPLDCVPRKTVPYHRENGRMFAEEGVWNYSTMLLREDLGLLLLGARENIYALDINNISNKKSSVSWKVTEKQQKECSSKGKNQIECQNYIRVLHTMEDGRMYVCGTNAFNPECDYMSYKDGKLTLENKAEDGKGMCPFDPFQRFSSVMIDKTLYSATSMNFLGSEPVVMRSSPSSIRTEFKSSWLHEPNFISMAQMPESRNSLTGDDDKVYLFFTETAVEYDFYSKLVVSRVARVCKGDLGGQRTLQKKWTSFLKARVDCPVLESQLPYIIQDTYRWCEEGDWRSCVFYAVFTSQSDRVDLSAVCAYRVLDIGRVFSEGKYKTPVTVETSFVKWVMYSGDVPSPRPGACINDEARNQGISQTLDLPDRTLQFIRDRPLMDQAVLPMGERPLLVRRGTAFTRIIVHRTQALDRKKYHVMFIGTEGGSVLKAVNYDKEMFIIEEVQLFQPREPIKVLRFSNTTGQLYAGSEYGAVQMPFSSCGRSRTCVDCVLARDPYCVWDRTTAQCIALSTANTDSELIQSLWAGDFSLCPASDSVKTVNQTVWLGGNVKLQCPPTSNLAETHWVQDSLPLPSSPRNQILRDSLLILNASASDTGRYRCLSMERSHSGKYTTTVAEYQLRVGLEGLPLRPEARTESPSLAALQVSVAFLAILLAVLLGWNLYKGHLPLPGPCGRVIGAGRGQNQGAPEGAAHIAVVHLEVSEPGEAESKALVSGEGNCTSNNNHSTGEVALGVGEEGESEARVTFPSLQFIDDESEI; encoded by the exons ATGTTTCCTCTAGTGGTCGTAAGTTTCTTTTGgctcctccctctcgctctgacGCTGGATGCCCACTCGCCACTGGACTGTGTTCCGCGTAAAACTGTACCCTATCATA GAGAGAATGGTCGTATGTTCGCTGAAGAGGGTGTGTGGAACTACTCCACCATGCTGCTGAGAGAGGACCTGGGTCTGTTGCTGCTGGGAGCCAGAGAGAACATCTATGCCCTGGACATCAACAACATCTCCAACAAGAAGTCCTCC GTAAGTTGGAAAGTGACAGAGAAGCAGCAGAAGGAGTGCAGCTCCAAAGGGAAAAATCAG ATAGAGTGCCAGAACTACATCAGGGTCCTGCATACGATGGAGGATGGTAGGATGTATGTGTGTGGGACCAATGCCTTCAATCCAGAGTGTGACTACATG TCGTACAAAGACGGAAAGTTGACTCTGGAAAATAAGGCAGAGGATGGCAAAGGGATGTGTCCCTTCGATCCATTCCAGAGATTTTCTTCCGTCATGATCG ACAAAACCCTCTACTCAGCCACCTCAATGAACTTTCTGGGTTCTGAGCCTGTGGTGATGCGCAGCTCTCCCTCCTCCATACGCACTGAGTTCAAGAGCTCCTGGCTACACG AGCCCAACTTCATCTCCATGGCCCAGATGCCAGAGAGTAGGAACAGCTTAACGGGTGACGATGACAAGGTCTACCTGTTCTTCACTGAGACCGCTGTGGAGTACGACTTCTACAGCAAACTGGTGGTGTCCCGCGTAGCACGTGTCTGCAAG gGGGACCTTGGGGGCCAGAGGACCCTGCAGAAGAAGTGGACGTCATTTCTAAAGGCCCGTGTGGACTGTCCTGTTCTGGAGTCCCAGCTACCCTACATTATACAGGACACCTACCGCTGGTGTGAGGAGGGAGACTGGAGAAGCTGTGTGTTCTATGCTGTATTCACATCACAGTC GGACAGGGTGGACCTCTCTGCAGTGTGTGCATACAGGGTGTTGGACATCGGCAGGGTGTTCTCTGAGGGGAAGTACAAGACCCCCGTAACCGTGGAAACGTCCTTTGTGAAGTGGGTGATGTACAGCGGTGACGTGCCCTCCCCCAGACCTGGAGCT TGTATCAATGACGAGGCTCGTAACCAGGGCATCAGTCAAACTCTGGACCTGCCAGACCGGACCTTGCAGTTCATTAGAGACCGGCCCCTCATGGACCAGGCTGTTTTGCCCATGGGAGAGCGCCCCTTGCTGGTCAGGAGAGGCACTGCCTTCACACGCATCATAGTACACAGAACACAGGCCCTGGACAGGAAGAAATACCATGTCATGTTCATaggcacag AGGGTGGCAGCGTGTTGAAAGCGGTTAACTACGATAAGGAGATGTTCATCATCGAGGAAGTGCAGCTCTTCCAGCCCCGGGAGCCAATCAAAGTCCTCCGTTTCTCCAACACAACG ggtcagCTGTACGCAGGCTCTGAGTACGGTGCTGTTCAGATGCCGTTTAGTAGCTGTGGTCGTTCTCGCACCTGTGTGGACTGTGTCCTGGCCAGAGACCCTTACTGTGTCTGGGACAGAACTACAGCCCAATGTATCGCCCTGTCTACAGCTAACACAGACAG TGAACTGATCCAAAGTTTATGGGCTGGAGACTTCTCTCTCTGCCCCGCCTCAG ACTCTGTGAAGACTGTTAATCAGACCGTGTGGCTGGGTGGCAACGTGAAGCTCCAGTGCCCCCCCACTTCCAACCTGGCAGAGACCCACTGGGTGCAAGACTCCCTGCCCCTGCCCTCCTCGCCCCGCAACCAGATCCTCCGAGACAGCCTCCTTATCCTCAACGCCTCTGCCTCTGACACTGGCCGCTACCGCTGTCTGTCCATGGAGCGTTCCCACAGCGGGAAGTACACCACCACCGTGGCTGAGTACCAGCTTAGAGTAGGTCTAGAAGGGCTCCCACTCAGACCTGAAGCCCGGACTGAGAGCCCTTCCCTGGCAGCGCTGCAGGTGTCAGTGGCCTTCCTGGCGATTCTGCTGGCTGTCCTGCTGGGGTGGAACCTGTACAAGGGACATCTGCCCCTGCCTGGGCCCTGTGGGAGAGTGATAGGAGCAGGGAGAGGGCAGAACCAAGGTGCCCCAGAGGGGGCTGCTCACATTGCCGTGGTCCACCTAGAGGTCTCAGAGCCTGGGGAGGCGGAGAGCAAGGCCCTGGTGTCTGGAGAAGGAAACTGCACCAGTAATAACAACCACTCTACTGGGGAGGTGGCATTAggagtgggtgaggagggggagagtgaAGCCAGAGTTACTTTCCCCTCATTGCAGTTCATTGATGATGAATCAGAGATATGA
- the LOC129813938 gene encoding semaphorin-4E-like isoform X2 produces the protein MFPLVVVSFFWLLPLALTLDAHSPLDCVPRKTVPYHRENGRMFAEEGVWNYSTMLLREDLGLLLLGARENIYALDINNISNKKSSVSWKVTEKQQKECSSKGKNQIECQNYIRVLHTMEDGRMYVCGTNAFNPECDYMSYKDGKLTLENKAEDGKGMCPFDPFQRFSSVMIDKTLYSATSMNFLGSEPVVMRSSPSSIRTEFKSSWLHEPNFISMAQMPESRNSLTGDDDKVYLFFTETAVEYDFYSKLVVSRVARVCKGDLGGQRTLQKKWTSFLKARVDCPVLESQLPYIIQDTYRWCEEGDWRSCVFYAVFTSQSDRVDLSAVCAYRVLDIGRVFSEGKYKTPVTVETSFVKWVMYSGDVPSPRPGACINDEARNQGISQTLDLPDRTLQFIRDRPLMDQAVLPMGERPLLVRRGTAFTRIIVHRTQALDRKKYHVMFIGTEGGSVLKAVNYDKEMFIIEEVQLFQPREPIKVLRFSNTTMPFSSCGRSRTCVDCVLARDPYCVWDRTTAQCIALSTANTDSELIQSLWAGDFSLCPASDSVKTVNQTVWLGGNVKLQCPPTSNLAETHWVQDSLPLPSSPRNQILRDSLLILNASASDTGRYRCLSMERSHSGKYTTTVAEYQLRVGLEGLPLRPEARTESPSLAALQVSVAFLAILLAVLLGWNLYKGHLPLPGPCGRVIGAGRGQNQGAPEGAAHIAVVHLEVSEPGEAESKALVSGEGNCTSNNNHSTGEVALGVGEEGESEARVTFPSLQFIDDESEI, from the exons ATGTTTCCTCTAGTGGTCGTAAGTTTCTTTTGgctcctccctctcgctctgacGCTGGATGCCCACTCGCCACTGGACTGTGTTCCGCGTAAAACTGTACCCTATCATA GAGAGAATGGTCGTATGTTCGCTGAAGAGGGTGTGTGGAACTACTCCACCATGCTGCTGAGAGAGGACCTGGGTCTGTTGCTGCTGGGAGCCAGAGAGAACATCTATGCCCTGGACATCAACAACATCTCCAACAAGAAGTCCTCC GTAAGTTGGAAAGTGACAGAGAAGCAGCAGAAGGAGTGCAGCTCCAAAGGGAAAAATCAG ATAGAGTGCCAGAACTACATCAGGGTCCTGCATACGATGGAGGATGGTAGGATGTATGTGTGTGGGACCAATGCCTTCAATCCAGAGTGTGACTACATG TCGTACAAAGACGGAAAGTTGACTCTGGAAAATAAGGCAGAGGATGGCAAAGGGATGTGTCCCTTCGATCCATTCCAGAGATTTTCTTCCGTCATGATCG ACAAAACCCTCTACTCAGCCACCTCAATGAACTTTCTGGGTTCTGAGCCTGTGGTGATGCGCAGCTCTCCCTCCTCCATACGCACTGAGTTCAAGAGCTCCTGGCTACACG AGCCCAACTTCATCTCCATGGCCCAGATGCCAGAGAGTAGGAACAGCTTAACGGGTGACGATGACAAGGTCTACCTGTTCTTCACTGAGACCGCTGTGGAGTACGACTTCTACAGCAAACTGGTGGTGTCCCGCGTAGCACGTGTCTGCAAG gGGGACCTTGGGGGCCAGAGGACCCTGCAGAAGAAGTGGACGTCATTTCTAAAGGCCCGTGTGGACTGTCCTGTTCTGGAGTCCCAGCTACCCTACATTATACAGGACACCTACCGCTGGTGTGAGGAGGGAGACTGGAGAAGCTGTGTGTTCTATGCTGTATTCACATCACAGTC GGACAGGGTGGACCTCTCTGCAGTGTGTGCATACAGGGTGTTGGACATCGGCAGGGTGTTCTCTGAGGGGAAGTACAAGACCCCCGTAACCGTGGAAACGTCCTTTGTGAAGTGGGTGATGTACAGCGGTGACGTGCCCTCCCCCAGACCTGGAGCT TGTATCAATGACGAGGCTCGTAACCAGGGCATCAGTCAAACTCTGGACCTGCCAGACCGGACCTTGCAGTTCATTAGAGACCGGCCCCTCATGGACCAGGCTGTTTTGCCCATGGGAGAGCGCCCCTTGCTGGTCAGGAGAGGCACTGCCTTCACACGCATCATAGTACACAGAACACAGGCCCTGGACAGGAAGAAATACCATGTCATGTTCATaggcacag AGGGTGGCAGCGTGTTGAAAGCGGTTAACTACGATAAGGAGATGTTCATCATCGAGGAAGTGCAGCTCTTCCAGCCCCGGGAGCCAATCAAAGTCCTCCGTTTCTCCAACACAACG ATGCCGTTTAGTAGCTGTGGTCGTTCTCGCACCTGTGTGGACTGTGTCCTGGCCAGAGACCCTTACTGTGTCTGGGACAGAACTACAGCCCAATGTATCGCCCTGTCTACAGCTAACACAGACAG TGAACTGATCCAAAGTTTATGGGCTGGAGACTTCTCTCTCTGCCCCGCCTCAG ACTCTGTGAAGACTGTTAATCAGACCGTGTGGCTGGGTGGCAACGTGAAGCTCCAGTGCCCCCCCACTTCCAACCTGGCAGAGACCCACTGGGTGCAAGACTCCCTGCCCCTGCCCTCCTCGCCCCGCAACCAGATCCTCCGAGACAGCCTCCTTATCCTCAACGCCTCTGCCTCTGACACTGGCCGCTACCGCTGTCTGTCCATGGAGCGTTCCCACAGCGGGAAGTACACCACCACCGTGGCTGAGTACCAGCTTAGAGTAGGTCTAGAAGGGCTCCCACTCAGACCTGAAGCCCGGACTGAGAGCCCTTCCCTGGCAGCGCTGCAGGTGTCAGTGGCCTTCCTGGCGATTCTGCTGGCTGTCCTGCTGGGGTGGAACCTGTACAAGGGACATCTGCCCCTGCCTGGGCCCTGTGGGAGAGTGATAGGAGCAGGGAGAGGGCAGAACCAAGGTGCCCCAGAGGGGGCTGCTCACATTGCCGTGGTCCACCTAGAGGTCTCAGAGCCTGGGGAGGCGGAGAGCAAGGCCCTGGTGTCTGGAGAAGGAAACTGCACCAGTAATAACAACCACTCTACTGGGGAGGTGGCATTAggagtgggtgaggagggggagagtgaAGCCAGAGTTACTTTCCCCTCATTGCAGTTCATTGATGATGAATCAGAGATATGA
- the LOC129813937 gene encoding splicing factor Cactin-like: protein MGPEKYNRSRSGSRSRNRNRSKISRSRSPEEKRGRSRSVNRNQNPRRIARSESGSSDSSGGSPGRQWPPSRGHPGSRSDSDSDKRRKLKGKSKDRSSSDSDDPKERKERDKKKGRREDKGEKRRGWSQSQSDLGSSADWKRVRDGGNIDRERRWQRSADRGSRSPSREGEQQIRERTRDRERMKSRERDPSRGEESSRDRERSSRRSENRGRREGSRDRDKDRKRRRSGSSDSSKSSGSEGRARGGSPGSGEARPSVRDEKKNQREMLKALETPEEKRARRLAKKEAKERKKREKMGWSEEYMGYTNADNPFGDNNLLGTFKWQKALDRKGIGHLGEKDLKDRNKRIQEENRRELQKVKQLRLEREREKAMRETELEMLQREKEAEHFKTWAEQEDNFHLHQAKLRSKIRIRDGRAKPIDLLAKYISAEDDDLAVEMHEPYTFLNGLTVTDMDDLLEDIKVYMELEQGKNVDYWRDMTTITEDEISKLRKLEASGKGPGDRRDGINTSVSTDVQIVFKGKTYSQLQALNLNMETKIRAGGSNLDIGYWESLMQQVRVFMGRARLRERHQDVLRQKLFKLKQEQGVESEPLFPIIKEEPEDEDVTEKENPPSKEPGAASSSPSANQKRATEKDDQVAGPSTERDGEKEGEEGEEKGEVVEAVLTEEDLIQQSQAEYDSGRYSPTLLLPSELPLDTHTITPDEDTHKLHLSRRQLAVTGDANENAEDEFVRRAKQGMGGDEAQFSVELPLTGKMYLWADKYRPRKPRFFNRVHTGFEWNKYNQTHYDFDNPPPKIVQGYKFNIFYPDLINKRSTPQYFLEPSPDNKDFGVLRFHAGPPYEDIAFKIVNREWEYSHRHGFRCQFANGIFQLWFHFKRYRYRR from the exons ATGGGTCCGGAAAAATATAATCGGTCCCGTTCTGGATCTCGTAGTCGGAACCGAAACAGGTCCAAAATAAGTAGATCACGATCACCCGAAGAGAAAAGAGGCCGGAGTCGGTCCGTGAATCGGAACCAAAATCCCCGGAGAATTGCGCGTTCTGAGAGCGGAAGCTCGGACAGCAGTGGTGGATCTCCGGGGCGACAATGGCCCCCTAGCAGAGGCCATCCCGGGTCGAGAAGCGACTCAGACAGCGACAAGAGACGTAAACTGAAGGGCAAATCAAAAGACCGATCCAG CTCTGACTCAGATGATCcaaaggagaggaaggaaagagacaAAAAGAAAGGCAGAAGAGAAgacaaaggagagaagaggaggggctgGAGCCAGTCCCAGTCTGATTTAGGGTCCAGTGCAGACTGGAAGAGAGTGAGGGATGGGGGGAACATTGACCGGGAGAGGAGATGGCAGAGGAGTGCAGACAGAGGGAGCAGAAGCCCTAGCAGAGAGGGGGAACAACAGATCAGGGAGAGGActagggacagggagaggatgaaaagCCGAGAGAGGGACCCAAGCCGAGGTGAGGAGAGTagtcgagacagagagagaagcagccgGAGGAGTGAAAACcgcgggaggagagagggaagcagagatAGGGACAAAGATAGGAAAAGACGTCGCTCTGGCTCCTCTGACTCGTCTAAGAGTTCCGGGTCAGAGGGCCGGGCCCGTGGAGGCAGCCCAGGGTCTGGAGAGGCCAGGCCCTCGGTCCGAGATGAGaagaagaaccagagagagaTGCTGAAGGCCCTGGAGACCCCAGAGGAGAAGAGGGCCAGACGACTGGCCAAGAAGGAGgccaaggagaggaagaagagggagaagaTGGGCTGGAGTGAGGAGTACATGGGCTATACCAATGCAGACAACCCCTTTGGAGACAACAACCTGCTGGGCACCTTCAAATGGCAGAAG GCTCTAGACAGGAAGGGCATTGGCCATCTGGGTGAGAAGGACCTGAAAGACAGAAACAAACGCATCCAGGAGGAGAATCGTAGAGAACTGCAGAAG GTGAAGCAGCTGcgactggagagggagagagagaaggccatGAGAGAGACGGAGCTAGAAatgctgcagagagagaaggaggcagagcATTTCAAAACCTGGGCAGAGCAAGAGGATAACTTCCACCTGCACCAGGCCAAGCTACG GTCTAAGATCCGTATCCGTGACGGCCGTGCTAAGCCCATAGACCTGTTGGCTAAGTACATCAGTGCTGAGGATGATGACCTGGCTGTGGAGATGCATGAACCTTACACCTTCCTCAATGGACTCACCGTCACTGACATGGACGACCTGCTCGAAGACATCAAG GTGTACATGGAGCTGGAGCAGGGCAAGAATGTGGACTACTGGAGGGACATGACCACCATCACAGAGGACGAGATCAGCAAGCTCCGGAAACTGGAGGCATCTGGAAAAGGCCCAG GTGACCGTCGTGATGGCATTAACACTTCAGTGAGCACCGATGTTCAGATAGTGTTTAAGGGAAAGACGTACAGCCAGCTCCAGGCGCTGAACCTCAACATGGAGACTAAGATCAGAGCTGGAGGATCCAACCTGGATATAGGCTACTGGGAGAGCCTGATGCAGCAAGTCAGGGTCTTCATGGGCCGAGCACG GTTGAGAGAGAGGCACCAGGATGTGTTGCGTCAGAAGCTGTTCAAGCTGAAACAGGAGCAGGGAGTGGAGAGTGAGCCTCTCTTCCCCATTATCAAAGAGGAGCCTGAGGACGAGGATGT GACCGAGAAAGAAAACCCTCCCTCAAAGGAGCCTGGCGCcgcctcttcctccccttccgcCAATCAGAAGAGAGCTACAGAGAAGGATGACCAAGTGGCAGGCCCATCcacagagagagacggggaaaaggagggagaagagggagaggagaagggtgaGGTGGTAGAGGCCGTTCTGACCGAGGAGGATTTGATCCAGCAGAGCCAGGCAGAGTATGACTCTGGCCGCTACAGTCCCACCCTGCTGCTGCCCTCAGAGCTACCTctggacacacacaccatcacacctgatgaagacacacacaaactacacCTCTCACGCAGACAGCTCGCCGTCACAG gTGATGCCAATGAGAATGCGGAGGATGAGTTTGTGCGTCGCGCCAAACAGGGCATGGGCGGGGACGAGGCTCAGTTTAGCGTGGAGCTTCCCCTAACGGGCAAGATGTACCTGTGGGCCGACAAATACCGTCCCCGGAAACCACGCTTCTTCAACAGGGTCCACACAGGCTTTGAATGGAACAAATATAACCAGACGCATTACGACTTCGACAACCCTCCGCCTAAGATCGTCCAGGGCTACAAGTTCAACATCTTCTACCCGGACCTGATCAACAAACGTTCCACGCCGCAGTACTTCCTAGAACCCAGTCCTGACAACAAGGACTTCGGGGTTCTGCGGTTCCACGCGGGCCCGCCGTACGAGGACATTGCCTTTAAGATCGTGAACCGCGAGTGGGAGTACTCTCACCGTCATGGGTTCCGCTGTCAGTTCGCCAACGGGATTTTCCAGCTGTGGTTCCACTTCAAGAGGTACCGCTACAGGAGATAG